A genome region from Nicotiana tabacum cultivar K326 chromosome 13, ASM71507v2, whole genome shotgun sequence includes the following:
- the LOC107823988 gene encoding iron-sulfur assembly protein IscA, chloroplastic isoform X1, translating into MAFSATFRCSSSLCRPLNNSTISRALPQSSSSLSFRSSPSLFNRKKSFSIRSATLEAAPASGGVAPAISLTDNALKHLNKMRNERNEDLCLRIGVKQGGCSGMSYTMEFEKRENARPDDSIIEYNGFNIVCDPKSLLFLFGMQLDYSDALIGGGFSFKNPNATQTCGCGKSFAAEM; encoded by the exons ATGGCGTTCTCTGCAACTTTTCGGTGTTCATCTTCTCTATGCCGTCCTCTGAATAATTCAACAATTTCACGCGCTTTGCCTCAGTCGTCTTCTTCACTCTCCTTTCGATCTTCGCCTTCGCTTTTTAACCGCAAAAAATCTTTTTCTATTCGATCTGCTACACTTGAAG CAGCACCTGCATCTGGAGGAGTAGCACCTGCTATTTCTTTAACCGACAATGCATTAAAGCACTTGAATAAGATGAGGAATGAGCGGAATGAGGACTTGTGTCTTAGAATTGGTGTTAAACAAGGTGGATGCTCAGGCATGTCATATACAATGGAGTTTGAAAAACGAGAAAATGCTAGACCAGATGATTCGATCATTGAATACAATGGATTTAATATTG TTTGTGATCCAAAAAGTCTTCTCTTCCTCTTTGGAATGCAACTGGACTATAGCGATGCATTGATAGGTGGGGGCTTCTCTTTCAAAAATCCAAATGCTACGCAAACCTGTGGTTGTGGTAAATCATTTGCTGCTGAGATGTAA
- the LOC107823988 gene encoding iron-sulfur assembly protein IscA, chloroplastic isoform X2, with protein sequence MAFSATFRCSSSLCRPLNNSTISRALPQSSSSLSFRSSPSLFNRKKSFSIRSATLEAPASGGVAPAISLTDNALKHLNKMRNERNEDLCLRIGVKQGGCSGMSYTMEFEKRENARPDDSIIEYNGFNIVCDPKSLLFLFGMQLDYSDALIGGGFSFKNPNATQTCGCGKSFAAEM encoded by the exons ATGGCGTTCTCTGCAACTTTTCGGTGTTCATCTTCTCTATGCCGTCCTCTGAATAATTCAACAATTTCACGCGCTTTGCCTCAGTCGTCTTCTTCACTCTCCTTTCGATCTTCGCCTTCGCTTTTTAACCGCAAAAAATCTTTTTCTATTCGATCTGCTACACTTGAAG CACCTGCATCTGGAGGAGTAGCACCTGCTATTTCTTTAACCGACAATGCATTAAAGCACTTGAATAAGATGAGGAATGAGCGGAATGAGGACTTGTGTCTTAGAATTGGTGTTAAACAAGGTGGATGCTCAGGCATGTCATATACAATGGAGTTTGAAAAACGAGAAAATGCTAGACCAGATGATTCGATCATTGAATACAATGGATTTAATATTG TTTGTGATCCAAAAAGTCTTCTCTTCCTCTTTGGAATGCAACTGGACTATAGCGATGCATTGATAGGTGGGGGCTTCTCTTTCAAAAATCCAAATGCTACGCAAACCTGTGGTTGTGGTAAATCATTTGCTGCTGAGATGTAA